One genomic segment of Rivularia sp. PCC 7116 includes these proteins:
- a CDS encoding peptidoglycan-binding protein, which yields MTTTMATATVTKNLPLLRKGDNGDSVRFLEQLLSSIYWFSQKPNAPILITENVKFDGVYDEQCEQIVKEFQANYNSTFPAPAPNIAVDGEVGSQTWKALGDAIFRYTYL from the coding sequence ATGACTACAACAATGGCTACAGCAACTGTTACAAAGAATTTACCTCTTTTGCGAAAAGGAGATAATGGAGATTCCGTCCGATTCCTTGAACAGTTATTGTCTTCAATCTATTGGTTCAGTCAAAAACCAAATGCGCCAATACTTATTACGGAAAATGTAAAATTTGATGGCGTTTATGACGAGCAATGCGAACAAATAGTAAAAGAATTCCAAGCAAACTATAACTCTACTTTTCCTGCACCAGCACCAAATATAGCTGTAGATGGAGAAGTTGGTTCCCAAACTTGGAAAGCTTTAGGTGACGCAATCTTCAGATATACCTACTTATAA